Sequence from the Candoia aspera isolate rCanAsp1 chromosome 7, rCanAsp1.hap2, whole genome shotgun sequence genome:
CCGGTTGTGGGGGAGGCCTTAGGTGGAAGCCAATGAAACGAGGGGTAGCGGGTGAAGCCGATTGCACAGCTTGATTCAGCAGAGCTGGAAAACCCTACTTGGATCCGTGGATAGCCCGGTTCCCGAGCTCAGGGCCACCAAGTCTCAGAGGGGGGCTACCTCCCCCAAGACCATCAGGATGGGTCTGAACTGGGCCAGCAGAGGTCAGCCAGGAAATCGCTGGCAGAGAGCAGGAGGCTTTCCTTGCTTAGCTGGTACTTTGCAGCAAGAGCTGAAAACAGTCTCCGAAGTTTTGCCGCTCTGGGGCTGGACTCTGTGCTCAAGAGCGGAGGCTGATCTCCCGGCGCCAGCCCACAGGAGAAGGTGCTGCTGGTGGGGCATAGCCGGCATTGCCGAGGGAGCTAGTAACCAGCCCGTTTTTCAGAATGATGAAATGGGAGTCAAGGGACCTCATTACGGGCTTGTGTGCCAGGAACAAGAGCCGCACGGAGCAAGCAATCCGCTTCCTTGTCTTCCCTACCCGCCCATGGAATTGCAAGGCGTGTCATCATCTCTGCTTTGCCATGAAGCAGCAGTCAGTTGGTGACCCCCACCCTCATTTCCCAGAATACCTCGAGGGATCCATTACAGTCCCCTGCAAGCCACCCTTCTGCTAGAAATGTCCTGATGGGAAATCACAGCAGTCAACctccaacaaatctggaggacaAGGGGCTGGGGAgcaatggttcttttttttttttttttgcccaattCATATGAATTCTTTCTCTCAAAATGCACAAATCTAACCTTGCTTGCCTGATATGGAGAAAAAGGAtagatgagagagggagagggggagggagctGCTTCCTGCCTGTTGTTCCAGCAAGGTATGCTAAGGATTGAAGATATAATTCCTCTGGACACCTGTTTGGAGACACCGCTCAGAAATTCCACAATGTATTGGCTTTTATGatgttttatattgtgagctgcccagaatcaagTTGATTTGGCAATGCCTAAAATGactcaaatcaatcaatcaatcaatcaatcaatcaatcaataaatcagtaCTGCCTAAGCTGCTTCTGTGCTCTCCCCAGTTGCTGTGGAGCTGGAAGGCCTCCAATCCGCATTATGGTGGTTTGGCAACAGGACCGGGTCGGTGGTGCTCAGCCCAGACGACAGCCACCTCAGGCCCTGCCCGGTCTTCCccttgcttcttgcccttcccctCTGTCAGGGAGGCAAGGCCCAGTGGCTGTCCCCTGTGTGGGCAGGTCTGCCAGGGCCTGCTTCGTCCTTTTAGGGACTGTTCCCTCCTCGCTGGTCCCCGTGCCTTTCCTCTGCTTGACCAGACGTTTCAGACATGGCTGCCTTTACAAGCCCTTCTCATGTTCTGTCCCGCGCAATAACGCggaccatttcttttttcttttttccatgtccTGTGCCATCATTGCGCTGATGCCACAGtgattaaagcaaaggaaagctgttcCTTTTCTCCTTGGTTCCTCTGCGGGGCTATAGGAAATTTGTGACCAGGAGGAACCGATGGGTCAGGTTCACGGAAACGAAGGAGTAGCCTTTGCTGAAACTTTCCAGCGTTCCTGCAAAGTAGCTACGCTGCGACTTGGAACGATTAATTAATGAAGTAATTGGGAAAGTGAACCATTGCATGACAATGGGCACAACCGGCAGAGACAGGGCAGGATTTCACATGCAGCCCCTCACCATTAGCTGGACCATTGTACCAACTGTGAGGGATCTCATGAGAAGTGCAAGTCAGGACAGCATGAAGAGCAGAATCAAGGAAGCCCCGGAGCCAGGCAGCCACCGCCTGTTCTCAAGCACCAGTTGCTCATGAGACTGGAGCAGCACAGAGACCTGCCGATGGAATGAAGTGGTCAGAGGTGGTCATGGGCCATGAGAGCCAGCAAGCTGGCTTCTGTTCCTGCAAAGGACAGCAGGAAGCACATTTGGGCCATGCGTCCAGGGAGGGTTAGTCCTTGGTGCTGCCAGACCTAGCACTGATCACTGCGCCTCACGCTGGTGATTCAGGCCCCTGTGTCTAGGGACGTCAGTGGAGAGAGAAGTAGGGAGATGAGTTGGGGAGCCCTGGACCTCCTTGGGGACGGTCACCTTTTGCATGGTTTTTAACAGAAGAATGAGCAGCCACTTGCATGGTACGGATGTCTATTTCAACACTGCCGGCCATATCTCAGTTTTGCAGCCTTCCTATTTTACCACTTCCACTTGTTTTCTACTCTGTGTTTTGTTCTGGTTTTGGAAGCCAGCTATGACACTTTCTTATGACGGGATTTAATGGTGCCTCGCTGGGCCTTTGTGATAACCATGCTCCACGGCCACCTCTGCGGTACCCAAGAATAGGGCTAGTTTTGTGAAATGCATCCCCTAGGGAGAGGCTCTTCAACCACGCTGGGGTCCTTGCGCAGGTGCCTGGAGAGACCTCAGAGAGAGCAGGAATCGCGGCGGGAACTCGGGAAAGAGTACCGGGGGATTTCAAcgtacagacagacagacttgtACACCATTTATGCTATTTTCAGAGCAAGAAACATTATGTAACATGCAGAGAAGCAGCAGGACAGAGCCAACGAAAGGCCTTAAAGGCCGGAGATAAGACAAAGAGAAGCACGTGGTTCAATCTAAGCCATGCCTTTGCCATTCATGATCCTCTCCAGATCTTTctatccttgaagaccatcttGGCTTCTGCCACGTCCACACTTCATTTCCTATACTAGCACTCGTTCTTTGACTGTGGTTCCAATTCCTCATCTGAATTCTATCTTAGTTAGCGCTTGTCTTTGCTCTGGGGCAGTAGAACATAGGCCAGGAGAAGGGTATGGCACCTGCTTGCAGGCTCCTTGACAACCTTAATCAGTCAGGGTGGAACACAGAGGGCTGGAGGCATTGCGTGTTCGTAAGGATGCAAGGTCCAGCTTCTCGTGGTATTACAACTCCGCAAGTTTTTTTTCTCATGGAAATGACTTGAGAAAGTACTTCTACCAAAGTTCATGCACCACTTTGATGCTTCTGAAGGACACAAACACATGAGGTTCAGCGACCCCTCCCCCCAAGATGAATACTATGCTACCTTCCAGCAGCTGAGAATCTTCCGCAGGGCCCCCTTCACCTCCTTGTTGCGGAGGCTGTAGATCAAGGGGTTCAGCATGGGGGTGACGATGCAAAAGGTTGTGGAGATCAGAGTGTCAGTCTCCAGGGAGTAGCCAGCACTGGGCTGGTTGTAGTTTACAAAGGCATTTCCAAGGCAGACAATTACAACACCAATGTGTGAAGCGCAGGTGGAGAAGGCTTTCGGCCTGCCCGTGTTGGATGGAATCCGCAGAATGGAGGCCAAAATGTAGAAATAGGACAGGATGATGAAGAGGAAGGGGACAAGGCCCACAAAGATGCTGGTGATGTGAGTGGCCAACTCGTTGACTGAGGTATCGCTGCAGGCAATTTTCAGCAAAGGGGGGACATCACAAAAGATGTGAGGAAGCTGGTGGTTTCCACAGAACTCCAACCTGGAAGCCAGAGCAGTATAGATAGCTGAGTTCAGGAAGCCCCAGAGCCAAACGGCCACAGACAGCTGGAGGCACAGCTTGCTCCTCATCAGGTGGGCATAGTGCAAAGGCTGGCAGATGGCAGCatagcggtcataggccatgacagccagcagtgctggctcACATCCCGCAAAGCCAATCAGGAAGAATGCTTGTGCCAGGCATTGGTTGTAAGAGATGGTGTGCTGCTGGTATAGGAAGTTCACCAGGATTTTTGGTACCACCACAGAGCAGAGGCAAATATCCAGGCAGGAGAGCTGGCTGAGGAAAAAGTACATGGGGGTGTGAAGGCGGGAATCCAGGAGAACCAGGGTTAGGATCATGAAATTGCCTGTCAGTGTGGCCAAATAGGCAGCAAGGAGAACCAAGAAGAGGTAGACCTGGTGGCTTAGGAGTCTGGAGAATGCCAGGAAGACAAATTCTCTCCCCTGCGTTTCGTTGTGGGAATTCATGAGGAAGGACAGGGAGAGCTGGAAAGAGAGAAATGGACATgtgaagaaagcaaaaagtgcccATGGACCTTGGAAAATGCACAGAAGAAGCAAAATGACAAGGTCATTATTTGAGGACTCAGACTCTGGAAGTGTGGAGGATGAAATTTCAGAGATCTCTTCTGGCCAAAGAAGAATTAGATCAGCTGCAGGGCAAGATGAGTTAGATTGGGGACGTAGAGCAGGGGGAGCAGAGCTTAATTCCCTCCATGCATTCCTGGGACATTGGGCATGCTGGGAATTTCTGAGGAACATCCCTTCCAAGCTTGGCATCAGAGCCATATTCCATATGGAGGACAAGTGGCTTATCGGGGAAGATGCCACAGTATCGAGTACAGAAAGTCTGCGGAGGACGCAGCAGTCCTTCAGCGCTGCCTTCTCCAACCCCCTGGGTCCTGAAGGTGACATTATGACTCTCTAAGCTGCAAAAAAGGTTTTTATTTCAGCCCCCCAGGAACTCACTGGCCTAGAGAAGGACATGCTAATGGGACATCTTTGATTTTCCAATGGGTCCTACCCCTTTCCCAGGCAAGTGATCTGATTCCAAAGGGCACTAACAGTCCATGGGAAATGCTGCTGAAAAGGCTGTGAAGATCCTCCAAGTTAAAGATGTGTCTATCCATTTCCTATGCTGTACAATTTCAATTTCTTACGTCTTTAAAGCACGTTGTTAAAGCCAAGGGCAGAACGAAAAAGACCAGCTGAATCAAAGGCACCTTGGATGGCTGTCGCATTTCCTCCAATTCAGACTTCTTTGCCCTTCCTTATTTCACTAAGGGCCCTCCATTCTATCAGCAAATGTGGAGCAGGATCCAGCCTAAATCATCGCTTTGGGCGTCCTGTGAATCTCCAAGGGGACTCCAAGAAAATGCTTGATGTGCTCTGGGCTTCAGCACAGGATAAGCCTGCCCCCCCTTGTCCTTGAGAGCCAGAAAGGTTTTGTCGGCCATATCCCACCTCCTCTAAAGGAAGGTCAATTTAAATTTGGAATCAGGGCAGCATATGGTGTTTGCTGAGCTTATCCAAACCAGAGGCCTTGCTAGGAATAGGTTTAATAATGTCACACATTTCTACTGTCCTGCTGGATTCCAGAAAGCGATTGATACGTGGAGATTGGACAAAGGGACGTTGGGATCAGAATGACAAAGGGCTGCTTTTGCTTGTAGAGGTGCGTCTGCACAGCTGTCTTTCCTAGTGAATGGAGACAATGGGGTGAGGGTGCCCCTTTCAAGACGCCTCTTGCAAACCCAAGAGCAACACCCTCCTCTTCATGTTCCTCACCCAATATTCGGCTGAGACACGTCACCTCTGAACATGGAATTGCCACCTTGCTGCCATGGCTAGCAGCAATATGCGATCCATAGTTGACTTACACTGCATGACGATGTTCTTGGTTT
This genomic interval carries:
- the LOC134501158 gene encoding olfactory receptor 5V1-like, with the translated sequence MNSHNETQGREFVFLAFSRLLSHQVYLFLVLLAAYLATLTGNFMILTLVLLDSRLHTPMYFFLSQLSCLDICLCSVVVPKILVNFLYQQHTISYNQCLAQAFFLIGFAGCEPALLAVMAYDRYAAICQPLHYAHLMRSKLCLQLSVAVWLWGFLNSAIYTALASRLEFCGNHQLPHIFCDVPPLLKIACSDTSVNELATHITSIFVGLVPFLFIILSYFYILASILRIPSNTGRPKAFSTCASHIGVVIVCLGNAFVNYNQPSAGYSLETDTLISTTFCIVTPMLNPLIYSLRNKEVKGALRKILSCWKRVPQNATSQAGLVKRAELQFFAALFTFRTL